The Paenibacillus dendritiformis region AGCATCGCGATCATGCGGCCACCTCCCTTTGTAACAATGTATGCCGAAGGAGATGGCAGGGTGACGGACAAGAATCGTGAATCTGTAACGACATGACAAAAGGACGCACATCCAGCGCCCGGCAAGCCTTCTCGGCCTCTGTGCCGAGAAGCTTCGCTTGGAAAATGCGTCCTCTCTATGGATTACCCCAACGATTACAAAGTGACCCAGCCGTTTTTAATGGAGTTAATGACCGCTTGCGTGCGATCGTCAACCTCCATTTTTTGCAGAATACTGCTGACATGGTTCTTGACTGTCTTCTCGCTGATGAACAAGTATTCGCCAATCATCTTGTTGCTCTTGCCTTCCGCCATCAGACGGAGCACTTCCGCCTCACGGCGAGTAAGCGGGTTGTCTTCCGCTGCCACGAAGCGCACGCCCGAATCATGGGAGGATTGATTGCTCACGACGCCATGCCCATCCAGAATCGTCATTCGCCGCAGCTGTTGAATCAGCTTGCCCGTCACCTTCGGATGAATGAACGCATAGCCGCTGACAACCGAACGGATCGCGTTGATCAGCGACTCGGCTTCCATATCCTTGAGCAGGTACCCGGATGCGCCCTTGCGCAGCGTCTCGAATACATAGCTCTCGTCGTCATGAATGGATAGAATGATGACTTTGACATCCGGGAAAATATCGCGAAGACGCTCAGTTGCAACGACGCCGTTCTCCACCGGCATATTGATGTCCATCAGGACAACGTCTGGAACTTCCTTGTTGCAGAATTCCACAACCTGAATCCCATCGCCGCATTCCCCGATGACTTCCAGATCGTCCTCCATGTTCAAGATCCGCTTCAACCCTTCGCGAAAAAGCTGATGATCGTCAGCAAGGAGTACTTTGATGCTAGGCTTTTCCTGTGTTCGATGCTCCATAGATTTACTCCTCTCTCTTCTCCACATTTGTCGGAATTTGTATCACGATTCGCGTGCCGCGATTCTCGGCGGAATAGATCTCCATGTGGCCTTCGAGCAGTTCGACACGCTCCTTCATCCCCAGCAGACCGAAATGCATATGTTCCTTCGACTTGACCTCCAGGGAATCCAGCTTGAAGCCGAACCCGTTATCCCGGACGACAACCCGCACCTCCTCCGGCTCATAGGTCAATTCACAGGTCACGTTCGTCGGATGCCCATGCTTGGCCGCATTGGTGAATGCCTCCTGTACCAGCCTGTAGATGGCCGCCTCCATCGCCGACTTCAACCGGCGCTCATGACCCCGAATCTCGAAGGAGGTTCGAATCCGGTTCTTCTCCTCATAATCATGAATGAACTTGCGCAATGTCGGCACCAGCCCCAAATCATCGAGGGCCATCGGCCGCAAATTGTATATAATCTTCCGGATTTCCTCCAGACCGAATCGCACTTGCGATCGTAAATCTACTATTTCGTTCTTCACCGACTGAAAATCCTGCTTCGTTATCATTCTTTCTACAATTTCCGTCCTCAGCACTAGATTGGCCAGTGACTGAGCAGGACCGTCATGTATCTCCCGGGCGATTCGCTTGCGCTCCTCTTCCTGGGCCAGAATAATCTTCAGGCCGAGAAGCTGGCGATTCTTCGCCGATTCCAGAATGCGGGTCACTTGTCCCAGATCTCCGGACAGATATTCCAGCGCCACGCTCATCTGGGAGCCAATCGTCTCCGCACGTTCAATCGATCCTTCCACGGCGCGCAGCCGCTTCTGCAGATCGTCCCTGCGGGTCTTCAGGTAGCCTTCCTTCTCACGGTATATCATCAGTTCCAGCTGCAACTGCGTTGCTTTCTCATAAGCTAGCTTAATATCCTCTTCCGTGTAGCGGACAAAGTCACGGCTTACCTCGGTCAAACGCAAACGAGCCAGACGATATTTCCGTTCCAGCTCGTCCACTTTATCGCAAATTTCCGCCGTCTGATTCAACACTTCCTGAAGCTCATGGCTCATCGTGACGGCTTCATTCCGGGAGGAATCCAATATTTCAAATATTTGATATTTGCTTTCTTCCATGACTTTGATGGCGTTCTTAATCACGCGATCAATGTTTCCGACCTGATTGTCCACTAACGCTCCGTCTCCTTGACTTTAGAGGATGAATTGGATATTCATCCTTTATCATACCATATTAACGGATAGTAATGGACTTCGTTTTTTTCTCCCATTTTACAGTTAGGCCTAATTGTTCCGACACCAATCGCAGAGGGACTAAAGTACGACCTTGGCGGACAATCGGAGCGACATCAGACTTACTTCTCTTCCCA contains the following coding sequences:
- a CDS encoding response regulator, with translation MEHRTQEKPSIKVLLADDHQLFREGLKRILNMEDDLEVIGECGDGIQVVEFCNKEVPDVVLMDINMPVENGVVATERLRDIFPDVKVIILSIHDDESYVFETLRKGASGYLLKDMEAESLINAIRSVVSGYAFIHPKVTGKLIQQLRRMTILDGHGVVSNQSSHDSGVRFVAAEDNPLTRREAEVLRLMAEGKSNKMIGEYLFISEKTVKNHVSSILQKMEVDDRTQAVINSIKNGWVTL
- a CDS encoding sensor histidine kinase → MDNQVGNIDRVIKNAIKVMEESKYQIFEILDSSRNEAVTMSHELQEVLNQTAEICDKVDELERKYRLARLRLTEVSRDFVRYTEEDIKLAYEKATQLQLELMIYREKEGYLKTRRDDLQKRLRAVEGSIERAETIGSQMSVALEYLSGDLGQVTRILESAKNRQLLGLKIILAQEEERKRIAREIHDGPAQSLANLVLRTEIVERMITKQDFQSVKNEIVDLRSQVRFGLEEIRKIIYNLRPMALDDLGLVPTLRKFIHDYEEKNRIRTSFEIRGHERRLKSAMEAAIYRLVQEAFTNAAKHGHPTNVTCELTYEPEEVRVVVRDNGFGFKLDSLEVKSKEHMHFGLLGMKERVELLEGHMEIYSAENRGTRIVIQIPTNVEKREE